From a single Micromonospora pallida genomic region:
- a CDS encoding class I SAM-dependent methyltransferase, producing MGTGFSGEVAAYYARHRRGYPPEVLDVLVGAFDLSAGDTVVDLGCGTGQLSLPLAARVRSVIGVDPEPDMLALAHQAARNAASANTTWLLGADRDLPALGRLLGERTIGALTVAVAVHFMDRDTLFRAARPLLRPGGGVAVVTNGAPLWLQDAEWSGVLRECLERLLGHPVTATCQTDEAGRRRNQDALVRAGYRYAESSVQYDAPLTVDDMVGGVFSALSADRLPSPQGRAAFTAEVRDALGGRDMVTERVRVWLQFGTSD from the coding sequence GTGGGAACGGGCTTCAGTGGCGAGGTGGCGGCGTACTACGCGAGGCACCGACGCGGTTACCCGCCCGAGGTGCTCGACGTCCTCGTCGGAGCGTTCGACCTCAGCGCCGGAGACACGGTGGTCGACCTCGGCTGCGGCACCGGCCAGTTGAGCCTCCCGCTCGCTGCCCGGGTGCGGTCCGTCATCGGCGTGGACCCCGAGCCGGACATGCTGGCCCTGGCCCACCAGGCCGCCCGCAACGCGGCAAGCGCCAACACCACGTGGCTGCTCGGCGCTGACCGCGACCTGCCGGCGCTGGGCCGGCTACTCGGCGAACGGACGATCGGGGCGCTGACCGTCGCTGTCGCCGTCCACTTCATGGACCGCGACACGCTGTTCCGGGCCGCCCGGCCACTGCTGCGGCCCGGCGGCGGCGTCGCCGTGGTCACCAACGGCGCGCCGCTGTGGTTGCAGGACGCCGAGTGGTCCGGGGTACTGCGCGAGTGCCTGGAACGGCTGCTCGGGCATCCCGTCACGGCGACCTGCCAGACCGACGAGGCCGGCCGCCGACGCAATCAGGATGCCCTCGTTCGCGCCGGCTACCGATACGCGGAGTCGTCGGTGCAGTACGACGCACCGCTCACCGTCGACGACATGGTGGGCGGCGTCTTCTCCGCCCTGTCGGCCGACCGGCTGCCCTCCCCGCAGGGCCGCGCCGCGTTCACCGCCGAGGTCCGCGACGCCCTCGGCGGGCGCGACATGGTCACCGAGCGGGTCCGCGTCTGGCTACAGTTCGGCACGTCCGACTGA
- a CDS encoding S8 family peptidase — protein sequence MKDVGVARRRRLVGSVATAGMAALFLSATASPVAAAEGRILGVGNPGAIPNSYIVVLKESSAADTQAAARQLAAEFDVRVEHTYSHAVRGFAGTMSPADARRLAAQPEVAYVEQNAEVRVTGTQPNPPSWGLDRIDQPNLPLNSGYTYPNTAGNVRAYVIDTGIRTTHTDFGGRASWGTNTTGDGNNSDCNGHGTHVAGTIGGTAYGVAKEVSLVAVKVLGCTGSGSWAGVTAGVDWVTAHHTAGVPAVANMSLGGSGSNATLENAVRNSIADGVVYAIASGNSNSDACNFTPARVAEAITVNASTSTDARASFSNWGTCTDIFAPGQDITSAWHTSDTATNTISGTSMAAPHVAGAAALVLGANPGLDPAQVAGTLSANATANKITNPGTGSPNLLLQVSAGTVTPGTATVYRHWNGRDHVSSTSVSVSGYVNEFAIGKLQTTPVAGTKPIYQCVVNGWDRMTSSASNCEGQASAGIIGYVYTSPPAEPHQAFHRCRMSSGDHFDSPASNCEGQIYEHMIGYLLL from the coding sequence ATGAAGGATGTCGGCGTAGCCCGGCGACGGCGGTTGGTCGGTTCGGTCGCGACAGCCGGTATGGCCGCCCTGTTCCTCTCGGCGACCGCGTCCCCGGTGGCGGCGGCGGAAGGTCGGATTCTCGGCGTCGGCAACCCGGGCGCCATCCCGAACAGCTACATCGTGGTGCTCAAGGAGAGCAGTGCGGCTGACACGCAGGCAGCGGCGCGTCAGTTGGCTGCGGAGTTCGACGTGCGGGTGGAGCACACCTACTCGCACGCGGTGCGCGGGTTCGCCGGCACGATGAGCCCGGCCGATGCCCGCCGGCTCGCGGCCCAGCCGGAGGTGGCATACGTCGAGCAGAACGCCGAGGTGCGCGTCACCGGGACCCAGCCGAACCCGCCGTCGTGGGGGCTCGACCGGATCGACCAGCCGAACCTGCCGCTGAACAGCGGCTACACGTACCCGAACACGGCGGGCAACGTGCGGGCGTACGTGATCGACACGGGTATCCGGACCACGCACACGGACTTCGGTGGCCGGGCCTCCTGGGGCACCAACACCACCGGGGACGGCAACAACTCCGACTGCAACGGCCACGGTACGCACGTGGCGGGCACCATCGGCGGCACGGCGTACGGTGTGGCCAAGGAAGTGTCACTGGTCGCGGTCAAGGTCCTCGGCTGCACGGGTTCGGGCAGTTGGGCGGGGGTGACCGCCGGGGTGGACTGGGTGACCGCCCACCACACCGCCGGGGTGCCGGCGGTGGCGAACATGAGTCTCGGCGGCTCCGGCAGCAACGCCACGCTGGAGAACGCGGTCCGTAACTCGATCGCCGACGGTGTCGTCTACGCGATCGCCTCGGGCAACAGCAACAGCGACGCCTGCAACTTCACCCCGGCCCGGGTGGCCGAGGCGATCACGGTCAACGCCAGCACCAGCACCGACGCGCGCGCGTCGTTCTCCAACTGGGGCACCTGCACCGACATCTTCGCCCCCGGCCAGGACATCACCTCGGCCTGGCACACCAGCGACACCGCGACCAACACCATCAGCGGCACCTCGATGGCCGCCCCGCACGTGGCCGGCGCTGCCGCCCTGGTGCTCGGTGCCAACCCGGGCCTCGACCCGGCCCAGGTCGCCGGCACCCTCTCCGCCAACGCCACCGCGAACAAGATCACCAACCCGGGTACGGGCTCGCCGAACCTGCTGCTCCAGGTTTCCGCCGGCACCGTCACGCCCGGTACGGCCACCGTCTACCGGCACTGGAACGGCCGTGACCACGTCAGCAGCACCAGCGTCTCGGTCAGCGGCTACGTCAACGAGTTCGCGATCGGGAAGCTGCAAACCACCCCCGTCGCCGGCACGAAGCCGATCTACCAGTGCGTCGTCAACGGCTGGGACCGGATGACCTCCAGTGCCTCGAACTGCGAGGGCCAGGCCTCCGCCGGCATCATCGGCTACGTCTACACGTCGCCGCCGGCCGAGCCGCACCAGGCGTTCCACCGGTGCCGGATGAGCTCCGGCGACCACTTCGACTCGCCCGCCAGCAACTGTGAGGGCCAGATCTACGAGCACATGATCGGTTACCTGCTCCTCTGA
- a CDS encoding helix-turn-helix domain-containing protein has translation MADDMGSTVPRRQLGRALRELRTEARMTLDGAAEALHCSRQKMWRIETGLGPARALDVRVLCELYRATPELAAALIALAQETKAKGWWHSYIDAIPEWFELYVGLESAASSIRRFDEALIPGLLQSRAYAFAVYQHRHQVTEDERERLVEVRLQRQALLHRRLPRAPKLEVVLAEAALLRTVGNASTMADQLRHLLKVGELPNVSIRVFPLSAGLHFGAVAGSFVILDFPIRNRVEPEPSVIYKESLTGALYLDRKEELAIYEEVWASLDDLTLDKAQSSQLINKIIGEVHHG, from the coding sequence ATGGCCGACGACATGGGATCGACCGTCCCGAGACGGCAGCTCGGGCGGGCTCTACGGGAGCTACGCACCGAGGCACGGATGACTCTCGACGGCGCGGCAGAGGCGCTGCACTGCAGCCGACAGAAGATGTGGCGCATCGAGACCGGCCTCGGCCCGGCCCGCGCTCTCGACGTCCGGGTCCTGTGCGAGCTGTACCGCGCGACGCCCGAGCTGGCCGCCGCGCTCATCGCCCTCGCCCAAGAGACCAAGGCCAAGGGCTGGTGGCACTCGTACATCGATGCCATCCCCGAGTGGTTCGAACTCTACGTCGGCCTGGAGTCCGCCGCGTCTTCCATCCGCCGCTTCGACGAAGCGCTGATCCCCGGGCTGCTCCAGTCGCGTGCCTACGCCTTCGCGGTCTACCAACATCGACACCAGGTGACGGAAGACGAGCGTGAGCGGCTGGTCGAGGTACGGCTACAACGGCAGGCCCTTCTTCACCGGAGGCTGCCTCGGGCACCCAAACTTGAGGTTGTCCTGGCCGAGGCGGCGCTGCTCCGCACAGTCGGCAATGCGTCGACCATGGCGGACCAACTCCGTCACCTACTGAAGGTCGGGGAGCTACCCAACGTCTCCATCCGGGTGTTCCCCCTCAGCGCAGGCTTGCACTTCGGCGCGGTCGCCGGCTCGTTCGTCATCCTGGACTTCCCGATCCGCAACCGAGTCGAGCCCGAGCCGTCGGTCATCTACAAAGAGTCGTTGACCGGAGCGCTCTACCTCGACCGCAAGGAAGAACTCGCCATCTACGAAGAAGTCTGGGCAAGCCTCGATGACCTGACGCTTGATAAGGCACAATCAAGTCAACTGATCAACAAGATCATCGGGGAGGTCCACCATGGCTGA
- a CDS encoding DUF397 domain-containing protein, translating to MAELTGAQWRKSTRSGDNGGDCVEVADNLPGLVAVRDSKDPTGPTLTFSPTAWTRFVRAAKTPH from the coding sequence ATGGCTGAACTGACCGGCGCTCAGTGGCGCAAGAGCACCCGCAGCGGCGACAACGGGGGTGACTGCGTGGAGGTCGCTGACAACCTGCCCGGCCTCGTCGCCGTACGCGACAGCAAAGACCCGACCGGACCCACCCTCACCTTCTCCCCCACCGCTTGGACCCGCTTCGTCCGGGCGGCCAAGACTCCGCACTGA
- a CDS encoding serine/threonine-protein kinase, with product MGTLINGRYELDVLPIGRGGMGEVWLGHDTKLDRPVAVKFIRFPNGEPDRDYIRRFVRESRITARLEHPGVPAVYDVGTHDGRPYLVMQRIIGISVSDLVAEQGSLSIGWSAAIAAQVCAVLTAAHQASLVHRDLKPSNLMLQPDGAVKVLDFGLAAAPTLSDFSKITATGLPPGTPPYMAPEQIQTNMSGPATDLYALGCTLHEMLTGERLFTGSTSYDVWSKQVGHEPVPVRGVRDDVPTELEALLLHLLQKKPEDRPESAQVVYERLLPFATDLRPIPGTLHPPSAISPIRMYSVVLGRVFGGPPPAGPAQPAVPPAPPPKPVGPPQPRGEARPGIGRSELRRLRANAGRLAGASRYGQAADVLAAAVQPAIDALGRTDSDVVRARLELADALFEEGDYRRAAPVYEELATDVAQAEGPRAELALQCRLRSSTCRALFGETSEALRQLDALVRDQTDAFGADDPRTLELRRQIGLLQLGAGQRRAAEQTMSRLLADLTRLHGATHPRTQEIAGLLSGLRRPDAP from the coding sequence GTGGGGACGCTGATCAACGGCCGGTACGAACTGGACGTTCTGCCGATCGGTCGCGGGGGCATGGGCGAGGTGTGGCTCGGCCATGACACCAAACTGGACCGGCCGGTGGCGGTCAAGTTCATCCGGTTTCCCAACGGCGAACCGGATCGGGACTACATCCGCCGGTTCGTGCGTGAGTCACGGATCACGGCCCGCCTGGAACACCCCGGCGTCCCCGCCGTCTACGACGTTGGCACCCACGACGGCCGGCCCTACCTCGTCATGCAGCGCATCATCGGGATCAGCGTCAGCGACCTGGTGGCCGAGCAGGGCTCTCTCTCCATCGGATGGTCGGCGGCGATCGCTGCACAGGTCTGCGCCGTCCTCACCGCCGCGCATCAGGCCTCGCTCGTGCACCGGGACCTGAAGCCGAGCAACCTCATGCTTCAGCCGGACGGTGCCGTCAAGGTCCTCGACTTCGGACTCGCCGCCGCGCCCACGCTTTCCGACTTCTCGAAGATCACGGCGACGGGTCTGCCCCCCGGCACACCCCCGTACATGGCACCCGAGCAGATTCAGACCAACATGAGCGGTCCTGCCACCGACCTGTACGCGTTGGGCTGCACCCTGCACGAGATGCTCACCGGAGAGCGGCTGTTCACCGGCTCGACGTCGTACGACGTGTGGAGCAAGCAGGTCGGACACGAGCCGGTGCCGGTCCGCGGCGTACGCGACGACGTCCCCACCGAGCTGGAGGCTCTGCTCCTGCACCTGCTGCAGAAGAAGCCCGAAGATCGGCCGGAGAGCGCGCAGGTCGTCTACGAACGGCTGCTGCCCTTCGCCACCGATCTCCGACCGATCCCGGGGACCCTCCACCCGCCGTCGGCGATCAGTCCCATCCGCATGTACAGCGTGGTGCTCGGACGGGTGTTCGGCGGCCCACCGCCCGCCGGGCCGGCCCAACCCGCGGTGCCACCGGCCCCGCCGCCCAAGCCAGTAGGGCCGCCGCAACCGCGCGGCGAGGCGCGACCGGGAATCGGTCGCTCGGAGCTGCGGCGCCTACGGGCGAACGCTGGGCGGCTGGCAGGGGCGTCCCGCTACGGGCAGGCGGCGGACGTGCTCGCTGCCGCTGTCCAGCCGGCGATCGATGCCCTCGGTCGGACCGACAGCGACGTGGTGCGGGCGCGGCTCGAACTCGCCGACGCGTTGTTCGAGGAGGGCGATTACCGGCGAGCCGCCCCGGTGTACGAGGAACTCGCCACGGACGTCGCCCAGGCGGAAGGGCCGCGCGCGGAACTCGCACTGCAATGCCGGCTCCGTAGCTCCACCTGCCGTGCCCTGTTCGGTGAGACGAGCGAGGCGCTGCGGCAGCTCGACGCACTGGTACGCGACCAGACCGACGCGTTCGGCGCAGACGACCCCCGCACCCTGGAGCTTCGTCGCCAGATCGGCCTGCTCCAGCTCGGAGCGGGTCAGCGGCGTGCGGCCGAGCAGACGATGAGCCGTCTCCTCGCTGATCTGACCCGGCTGCATGGCGCTACCCATCCCAGGACGCAGGAGATCGCCGGTCTGTTGTCCGGGCTGCGCCGCCCGGACGCTCCATGA
- the drmC gene encoding DISARM system phospholipase D-like protein DrmC has protein sequence MTWQPAFEAAAEAAVHRLGPAHLRVLADRLGDGWPEQAVLHAVPVPGFAEAAGAVLAAKRATGVSGVEAAAYLRGLAAGHAQQSAAVRIESVWSGPSTHPVPVRATAQVLVELVAEARTELLLMTYSARPYPPLVSALATAVARGVAVTVVVETLAGARGALNGAEPAAAFVDLPGVRLWHWPVEQRAVEHAKMHAKIAVADRRVLLLSSANLTQSGVNRNIEAGLLVRGGTAPARAAEHIAELQSRGLLVPLRTSARGR, from the coding sequence GTGACCTGGCAGCCGGCCTTCGAAGCGGCGGCCGAAGCCGCGGTGCACCGGCTCGGCCCGGCGCACCTGCGGGTCCTGGCCGACCGGCTCGGCGACGGCTGGCCGGAGCAGGCCGTACTGCACGCCGTGCCGGTTCCCGGGTTCGCCGAGGCCGCCGGGGCGGTGCTCGCCGCGAAGCGAGCCACCGGAGTGTCGGGTGTGGAAGCGGCGGCCTACCTGCGAGGGTTGGCCGCCGGCCACGCCCAACAGTCGGCGGCCGTGCGGATCGAGTCGGTGTGGAGCGGGCCGAGCACCCATCCGGTTCCGGTCCGCGCGACCGCGCAGGTTCTCGTCGAGCTGGTCGCGGAGGCGCGTACCGAACTGCTGCTGATGACGTACTCCGCCCGGCCCTACCCCCCGCTGGTGTCGGCCCTGGCCACGGCGGTCGCGCGCGGCGTGGCCGTGACCGTCGTGGTCGAGACACTGGCCGGGGCGCGCGGGGCGTTGAACGGGGCCGAGCCCGCCGCTGCCTTCGTCGACCTGCCCGGCGTCCGGTTGTGGCATTGGCCGGTCGAGCAGCGGGCCGTGGAGCACGCCAAGATGCATGCAAAGATCGCGGTAGCCGATCGGCGGGTGTTGCTGCTGTCCAGTGCCAACCTCACCCAGTCGGGGGTCAATCGCAACATCGAGGCCGGGCTGCTGGTGCGTGGCGGGACCGCACCCGCGCGGGCCGCCGAACACATCGCCGAGCTGCAGAGCCGTGGTCTGCTGGTTCCGCTGCGCACATCGGCGCGGGGGCGGTGA
- the drmB gene encoding DUF1998 domain-containing protein codes for MAGKHFRRVGSVRPSHLMFTTGVGAIVDLPNFSVLVRGLDDWNYTTVPDWEPITEPRLLAAVRRLLKDKSIKELRPAPWMDGVDQQPNGPAAKVGVPITPFPGWLRCTACDELAPVDGGVFGFENAKARKPHEARFFHTACGRKKSGRRPMAVAARFVLACTAGHLDDFPYTQYVHQGGGCPDASHPKLRMDDRGGNLGANVEIRCVPCGARRNMKEVLGGRGAEKLPRCRGRRAHLGDFEPGACTGELKLLIVGASNQWFAQTLSALAVPRTGASELQTKVEQHWEALKGMPSVDMLPYLRTVVPALREFDRWSDAQVWAAIERQRNGPPADDDEKTYPDLHTPEWEVFSAAELPPATDDFTLRRDPDGVPGELKEIYADVIHAERLREVRALVGFTRLDAPDPMDPELVQRAPLFKATQNWIPASEVRGEGIFLRLPEDLLAGWERRVTDTECMETHREAYGRFRESRYSGRVRGGFERMKNWPGERYIALHTLSHLLIRTIALECGYSSASLSERIYPGTPDDPQRAGILIYTAVPDGEGTLGGLVSLAEPDALVRLTRRALHDAMHCSSDPLCAERLPHHPEDFLHGAACHVCLFVSETTCERGNRFLDRRFVVPIDQPELALFPELP; via the coding sequence ATGGCGGGCAAGCACTTCCGGCGGGTCGGATCGGTCCGCCCCAGCCATCTGATGTTCACCACCGGCGTCGGTGCCATCGTCGACCTGCCCAACTTCTCCGTGCTCGTCCGTGGGCTCGACGACTGGAACTACACCACGGTGCCGGACTGGGAGCCGATCACCGAGCCCCGGCTGCTCGCCGCCGTGCGGAGGCTGCTCAAGGACAAGTCCATCAAGGAGCTGCGCCCGGCGCCGTGGATGGACGGCGTGGACCAGCAGCCCAACGGCCCGGCGGCGAAGGTCGGCGTGCCGATCACGCCGTTCCCCGGCTGGCTGCGCTGCACCGCCTGTGACGAGTTGGCACCGGTCGACGGGGGCGTCTTCGGGTTCGAGAACGCCAAGGCCCGCAAACCGCACGAGGCCCGGTTCTTCCACACCGCCTGCGGACGGAAGAAGTCCGGCCGGCGGCCGATGGCGGTCGCCGCCCGGTTCGTGCTCGCCTGCACCGCCGGCCATCTGGACGACTTCCCCTACACCCAGTACGTGCACCAGGGCGGCGGCTGTCCCGACGCCAGCCACCCGAAGCTGCGCATGGACGACCGGGGTGGCAACCTCGGTGCCAACGTCGAGATCAGGTGCGTGCCCTGCGGCGCCCGCCGCAACATGAAGGAGGTCCTCGGCGGCCGGGGCGCGGAGAAGCTACCCCGCTGCCGGGGCCGCCGGGCGCACCTCGGCGACTTCGAGCCCGGGGCGTGCACCGGCGAGCTGAAACTCCTCATCGTCGGAGCCTCGAACCAGTGGTTCGCCCAGACACTCTCCGCCCTGGCCGTGCCCCGGACCGGTGCCAGCGAGCTGCAGACCAAGGTGGAACAGCACTGGGAAGCGCTCAAGGGCATGCCCAGCGTGGACATGCTGCCCTACCTGCGGACCGTCGTGCCCGCTCTGCGGGAGTTCGACCGGTGGTCCGACGCCCAGGTCTGGGCCGCGATCGAACGGCAGCGCAACGGGCCCCCGGCCGACGACGACGAGAAGACCTATCCGGATCTGCACACGCCGGAGTGGGAGGTCTTCTCCGCTGCGGAGCTGCCACCCGCCACCGACGACTTCACCCTCCGTCGGGACCCGGACGGCGTGCCAGGGGAGCTGAAGGAGATCTACGCCGACGTGATCCACGCGGAACGGCTGCGCGAGGTCCGCGCCCTGGTCGGCTTCACCCGCCTCGACGCCCCCGACCCGATGGACCCGGAACTGGTCCAGCGGGCCCCGCTGTTCAAGGCCACGCAGAACTGGATACCGGCCAGTGAGGTACGCGGTGAAGGCATCTTCCTACGCCTTCCCGAGGACCTGCTCGCCGGGTGGGAGCGGCGGGTCACCGACACGGAGTGCATGGAGACGCACCGGGAGGCGTACGGGCGGTTCCGGGAGAGCCGCTACTCCGGACGCGTCCGGGGCGGCTTCGAGCGGATGAAGAACTGGCCGGGCGAGCGGTACATTGCCCTGCACACCCTGTCACACCTGCTGATCCGCACCATCGCACTGGAATGTGGCTACAGCTCGGCCAGCCTGTCGGAACGCATCTACCCGGGCACGCCCGACGACCCGCAGCGGGCCGGGATCCTCATCTACACCGCCGTACCCGACGGAGAGGGGACACTCGGCGGCCTGGTGTCGCTCGCCGAACCCGACGCGCTGGTCCGACTCACCCGACGGGCCCTGCACGACGCTATGCACTGCTCGTCGGACCCGCTCTGCGCCGAGCGGCTTCCACACCACCCGGAGGACTTCCTGCACGGCGCCGCCTGCCACGTCTGCCTGTTCGTCTCCGAGACGACCTGCGAACGCGGCAACCGGTTCCTGGACCGGCGGTTCGTCGTACCGATCGACCAGCCGGAGCTGGCGCTCTTTCCCGAGCTGCCGTGA